In Melitaea cinxia chromosome Z, ilMelCinx1.1, whole genome shotgun sequence, a single window of DNA contains:
- the LOC123668932 gene encoding uncharacterized protein LOC123668932, with amino-acid sequence MRSRSPCDSDSSRARLWKRKRDREEDTSDDTDDKSAAGKCHTARRGRGRPPTTGQYVGLAKAKADYLKQCERELELEAESEAIEISKRVRASRSNIISEGGTVSGECSIIDLHRKAQEYVEAILTVTKISKNLKGTSKKALNESAEGIGEVLGALYHRTTNDEVRQLREANERLEAENVQLRSEISELRQSVADIRRELGSTSTPAPPANENGLIDRIMAGVGAMLDSRLAKLEESGRLLPEASEVRKGPPAASKKIATSPPQTGVTTLTPPANPAPKSASQSAKKKKKKKKAGAATQVAAPNEPRPLPPAPAALTEGWNVVARKGRKAGPPKNQPQPQNKGAPAKKPKTPKLRLPRSAAVQLTLLPGSTRTYAEVLGAIKADGLIASMGVETRYRVSQTGARRFELPGTGNKEKAEELARRIKAVVGEDVAVTRPEKCADLRVAGLDDSVTPQELAGVIAKAGGCAEESIKVGEVRQNFAGIGTAWVRLPVEAAKKVVDGRRLLVGFVSASVTLLKTRPQQCYRCHEVGHVAAKCDKGVDRSGQCYRCGKEGHIRRQCTAEACCPICQAEKKPAGHSLVACPRNKAGRRKKAATKNKTRAPPANRAGEVTMDTQS; translated from the coding sequence ATGAGGTCGCGATCACCGTGCGACTCCGACTCGTCTCGCGCTCGGCTCTGGAAGCGGAAGCGCGATAGGGAAGAAGACACGTCAGATGACACTGATGATAAGTCCGCGGCAGGAAAGTGTCACACGGCGCGCAGGGGTCGTGGTCGACCGCCCACGACAGGGCAATATGTTGGCCTCGCCAAGGCCAAGGCCGACTACCTCAAGCAGTGCGAGAGGGAGCTCGAGCTTGAGGCCGAAAGCGAGGCCATTGAGATCTCAAAGAGAGTGAGAGCTTCGCGATCCAACATAATTTCGGAAGGTGGGACGGTGTCGGGGGAATGCTCGATCATTGATCTACACAGGAAGGCCCAAGAATACGTCGAGGCCATTCTTACTGTCACTAAGATATCAAAGAACCTCAAAGGGACGAGCAAGAAAGCTCTGAATGAGTCCGCCGAGGGTATAGGCGAAGTACTCGGCGCCCTATACCACCGAACGACGAATGACGAGGTCAGGCAGCTGCGGGAGGCCAACGAGCGCCTAGAAGCGGAGAACGTACAGCTCCGCTCGGAGATCTCCGAGCTGCGACAGAGTGTAGCCGACATCAGGCGTGAGCTGGGCTCGACGTCCACTCCAGCCCCTCCCGCGAATGAAAACGGACTGATCGACCGCATAATGGCGGGGGTGGGCGCCATGCTCGACTCCCGCCTGGCGAAGCTGGAGGAGTCTGGCAGACTCCTGCCTGAAGCGTCTGAAGTGCGAAAAGGACCACCGGCGGCTTCGAAGAAGATCGCAACGTCGCCGCCGCAGACAGGGGTCACAACGCTGACTCCGCCAGCGAACCCGGCCCCAAAGTCTGCAAGTCAGTCTgccaagaagaagaaaaagaagaagaaggcggGTGCGGCTACCCAAGTCGCCGCGCCCAACGAGCCTCGCCCCCTACCACCTGCTCCGGCCGCTCTGACGGAGGGGTGGAATGTGGTGGCGAGGAAAGGAAGAAAGGCGGGGCCGCCCAAAAACCAGCCCCAGCCCCAGAACAAAGGTGCGCCGGCTAAAAAGCCAAAAACGCCGAAGCTGCGATTGCCGCGATCGGCGGCGGTGCAGCTGACGCTGTTGCCGGGCAGCACGAGGACCTACGCGGAAGTCCTCGGTGCCATAAAGGCTGACGGCCTTATAGCGAGCATGGGCGTCGAGACTCGCTATAGGGTCTCTCAGACCGGCGCGCGAAGGTTCGAGCTGCCCGGCACCGGCAATAAGGAGAAGGCCGAGGAGCTAGCCCGGCGCATCAAGGCGGTCGTCGGCGAGGACGTGGCGGTCACCCGCCCGGAGAAGTGCGCCGACCTGCGGGTGGCCGGGTTAGACGACTCGGTCACTCCCCAGGAGCTGGCCGGCGTGATCGCCAAGGCGGGAGGATGCGCCGAGGAATCGATAAAAGTGGGCGAAGTACGGCAAAACTTCGCCGGCATAGGGACAGCGTGGGTTCGCCTGCCAGTAGAGGCGGCGAAGAAAGTGGTCGACGGGCGCCGCCTACTCGTCGGGTTCGTGTCGGCGAGTGTGACCCTGTTGAAGACGAGACCGCAACAATGCTATCGCTGCCACGAGGTTGGGCACGTGGCAGCGAAGTGTGACAAGggagtggaccgcagcggccagTGCTACCGCTGCGGCAAGGAGGGGCACATTCGCCGGCAATGTACTGCCGAAGCTTGCTGTCCCATATGCCAGGCGGAGAAAAAACCGGCTGGGCACAGCCTAGTTGCGTGCCCTCGCAATAAAGCGGGAAGGAGGAAGAAGGCGGCGACCAAAAATAAAACCCGCGCGCCGCCTGCCAACAGAGCTGGGGAGGTGACAATGGACACCCAATCATAG